In Novosphingobium sp. RL4, the sequence GCTTGGCGCGGTTTCACCGGCTACGGCATGGGCGATGGCGCAAGGGGCGATCACGCACAGCAATGCCGACGTGGCGGTCGCGATCAGCGGCATTGCCGGGCCCGAAGGCGGCAGCGAACTCAAGCCGGTGGGAACCGTGGTCTTCGCCCGCGCGCATCGCGGCGAGGAAGAGGTCCATGCCGAACAGAAGCTGATCGAAGGTGCGAACCGCGCTGAAATCCGCCACCACGCGGCAGTGGTCGCGCTGGAACTGCTGCTGCCTGGAACCGAGTTGCCCGCCTACGCGGACTGAGCGTTCATCGTCCCGGATCGCTCCGGGACGATGCCTGTCCGGTCAGACCGGTTCGCCGTAAAGTTCGTGGGCGCGGGTTTCGAAGGCGGCCACCATCTTGCGGAAGGCCTTGTCGAAATACTGGCCTGCCAGCTTCTCGAACAGGGCGTTGCGGAAGCTGAAGCGCACGTCGAATTCGATATCGCAGCTATGCGCATCGACCGGATGGAACGTCCAGTGGTTGTGCAGGTCCTTCATCGGCCCGTCGACATAGTGGACCTTGATCTCGCGCGCGCGAACCTTCTCGACGCGCGAGGT encodes:
- a CDS encoding CinA family protein, whose translation is MSGNILFPQDLYDLAVRVIAENKAVGRKVALAESCTGGLVCAALTEVAGSSAVLDRGFVTYSNESKQEMLGVASDIIDTLGAVSPATAWAMAQGAITHSNADVAVAISGIAGPEGGSELKPVGTVVFARAHRGEEEVHAEQKLIEGANRAEIRHHAAVVALELLLPGTELPAYAD
- a CDS encoding type II toxin-antitoxin system RatA family toxin, yielding MPGIHETQRLPYSAEQMFDLVADVGRYQEFLPWVVATRVKSDTGTEMVADMLVGFKALREKFTSRVEKVRAREIKVHYVDGPMKDLHNHWTFHPVDAHSCDIEFDVRFSFRNALFEKLAGQYFDKAFRKMVAAFETRAHELYGEPV